aaacaaatgcacatacatacacacacgcacaagcagtttgaggagagttttgactgagtggattcaacttctagcctttgctaagttcttagcattgcaacctgagagaaaccgtaaaagcagagaattttgctattctttactacttaaacataattcacaccagattcagtaatgggtagaaaccttgtttgtgctacttgcgttctgatgtaatttttggcttcctcgactggtccaaagggaaatcccggcgaagctgattggtcagcgtagcaacttcagtgacgtgatggaattcccttgttggtgaagaggggtttccttagtcggttgctagggatacggatgttggacaaggcggcgttcgaagtccttcctgggttcctgcagttaggatgagtttcagagtttggatatgttgacccgatggcttgttgttgaagcggttgcacaagcagatcgggggtcgagccggcagcaagtgaaggtcgcggtctgctccgtgatgtaacgaggcttccggcgaggcgatgtaacggccacagcacgagaagagcgacgtccgggcagcgacggcggtgacgactggcaaagatgaccggcaaaagacgacgatgaaattcctttgttcaaagttttataggctttggtagaggctgggtctacacaatacttgtccaatcagaaaaggtgcggggtggagtcacaccccaattctgccctctagaaggccgggttgacacctggtgtgggtgctgctttgatagcatagtggttaaaataaagtctcataacatggacacttttcatagtatggtttcttcatataaaccaatgcatttgaaatgttactagctttcaatcgataccaaacatgaagtatttcacaaacattctataggtttcatttgtcactgagggctattactcaataactataactataacagttttgttaaacacatggaacatgtacacacaaaaacctacagaaacataaagcaaacgtacattactcaaataaactgttttacttaaatgtccattaaactttggaagcgtttctgatcgcttctgtgtctgcctgagaatgtgtattccttgcagacgccaaagggcacgcgaaccaaaaggtacttctcaaaaaccggtttggtgggtttttgattgtagagcctcttattgttttaaggtgtaaagttaattaacacgcaactgtgatgttgactggctagtcatcctgtggattgccttttgctggttgcctgtggattgctttgaaaatgaaatcaaagctcagacttgtaggcaccaaccaatcttttaaggataacatggtctgtgacttgttcggttctggaacgatccgttgactccccacaactgattaaacctcttgtcacagtgtgaacacttgtacggtctctccaGAGTAAATTGTTtggtgcagtttcaattttggAGCTGTAATAAGTCTTCTCACTCTCAAAGCGCATATACTCTTTCACAtcagtgtggattttcatgtgtttattaaggtttgctgatcggttgaatctcttcccacactgagtgcatgtgaatggtttctctccagtgtgggtcttacatagtcaagtgatgcaatttccaaggtcaaagttcaccaagcttgaaccttGCAAGGCAGTGAATTGCAAAACTTGACGCACAAACTTATGTTTCCAGTCTGacacatttgcgtgcgtatgaatggaagtctatggagagaaaagTCCGGTGTGACCACAGACCCCAATTTTATACTcattacactggctgcctgttaagttttgtattaaatttaaaatagtaattctcacctataaagctctaaataatctagctcctgtttatcttctGTCTctctacaatccaactcgctctttaagatctcaaaactccggggttctggtagtacctagaatagcaaagtcgagtaaaggaggtcgagccttctcatttatggctcctacactctggaatagcctccctgataacatccgaggctcagacacactctgtcagttcaaaactagattaaagacctatttgtttagtaaagcatacactcaatgcatcacttagcaggtttccacacaagtttctacatcttgcttatatacactatgaacagcagctacgctaattattcttctttttttttcttcatttacacctggggatactcatcccgaggtcctcagattatgcggagtcactgattggatctaagaccagcgacgagatgatcccaaggtttccatatccgggaccaggccgtatcctgagctgctgctgcgcttgtggtcgtggggagtggagaacatgagactgattccagtgatgctccagggacagacgagtcttcgctgaggccagcttccagcctccactgctgagactgcagctctgcacaagacttttggccagcgaagaaatgaaaatggtcgtgcccaactgtgtctggtttctctcaaggtttttttcttcactcctatcagtaaagtgtttttttttttccctctccgctgtcgccactggcttgcatggttcaggatcggtagagctatgcatcaatggatttgctcttcagtgtttggactctcagtaatgatttaaaccacactgaactgagctgaactgaacttaaacactaaaaactgaactaccctgatccaatttattatgaccatttatgtgaagctgctttgacacaatctacattgtaaaagcggtatacaaataaagctgaattgaatttaattaagagcaagtgaatggtttctctccagtgtggatcctcatgtgtttataaagggatgatgattggcgaaaactcttcccacactgagtgcacgttattggtttctctccagtgtggatccttatgtgttgattaaggtgtgatgagcggttgaaactcttcccacactgagtgcaagtaaatggtttctctccagtgtgggtcctcgtgtgtttattaagtgatgatgcttggcggaaactcttcccacactgagtgcacgtaaatggtttctctccagtgtggatcctcatgtgtagattaaagtttgatgattggctgaaactcttcccacactgagtgcaagtaaatggtttctctccagtgtgggtcctcatgtgtttagaaagggatgatgattggcgaaaactcttcccacacagagtgcacgttattggtttctctccagtgtggatccttatgtgttgattaaggtttgatgagcggttgaaactcttcccacactgagtgcaagtaaatggtttctctccagtgtggatcctcatgtggtgattaaggtgtgatgagcggttgaaactcctcccacactgagtgcaagtgaatggtttctctccagtgtggatcctcatgtgttgtttaaggtatgatgagcagttaaaacttattccacactgagtgcatgtgaatggtttctctccagtgtggatcctcatgtgtttattaagtgatgatgcttggcggaaactcttcccacactgagtgcatgtgaatggtttctctccagtgtggatcctcatgtgtttataaagggatgatgattggtgaaaactcttcccacactgagtgcaccttattggtttctctccagtgtggatcctcatgtgtagattaaagtttgatgattggctgaaactcttcccacactgagtgcatgtgaatggtttctctccagtgtggatcctcatgtgtttataaagggatgatgattggcgaaaactctttccacactgagtgcacggtattggtttctctccagtgtggatccttatgtgttgattaagggttgatgagcggttgaaactcttcccacactgagtgcaagtaaatggtttctctcctgtgtgggtcctcatgtgtttattaagtgatgatgcttggcggaaactcttcccacactgagtgcacgtaaatggtttctctccagtgtggatcctcatgtgtagattaaagtttgatgattggctgaaactcttcccacactgagtgcaccttattggtttctctccagtgtggatcctcttgtggtgattaaggtgtgatgagcggttgaaactcctcccacactgagtgcaagtgaatggtttctctccagtgtggattatcatgtgaatcttaagtttgcttttgcttgccaaaatctttccacactgagtgcaggtgaaacaattcttgtctctccttttcaaaataccatcagtctgtaaattagttttttcctcaattttgacataatgttcctcctctttcctctcattctcttcaattaggtctgaaataaataaataaaagattagttttcattaagtctaaaaatctctcatcaaaagctgaaaagtaaaaagacactggaaacattggctacacacacttattttgatgcatggtaaatgtaaaataaaatcggatcatattttgttcagtcattaacatgtacacatttaagcagattaaattcatctttatttatctacagcttttacaatgtaaattgtgtcatagTCGCCTAAAATAGAAGTCATTGTAAATTGAAACgctgtcagtctagttttcagagtttcttacataattgatcataaaagtaattttggtcacattgataagacacagatttgaaaggTGTAAATGGTGTGACGACCCTGGTATTCCAGTTTGGATGTGGCAGATCCTGTTAAGGTGCCATGGTAGCTCCCCAATTGGTTCAAAGCATATAAATGCGAGAGTGAGCTAGCTTCTGTAGGATAGTGTGGCTACTGGCCGTCCTTGCATCAAGACCATCTCTTTATTTTggcaaccttatggttttgtttggcattatttatatgtgtagttaaagttagttattttctttattttcccctagacatttgtttgtttcttgatttgttgttttattagttgtgtatattaaataagttgcatatataatttttttgttgtctaAGCTCTTTTATGTTGCAACTCGAACGAGGGGGTCCAGTTAGATACATCCAGTTAGATCATTTTGTTCTCTTGATCTGGAATACCTTATGCTTCGGTGCCAACCACACTGGCCACCAAGAGAGGTCACAGCTGTTATAATTACAGATGTTTGCATCCACCCTCAAGCCAACACACAGAAGGCGCTTAGGGAACTGAATGGGAGCATAAGCGAGCAGGAAACCACACACCCAGAGGCAGCATTTATTGTTACAGGGGACTTTAACAATGCCAATCTCAGGAAAATCACTCCAAAATACTATCACCATATCACCACAAACATGCGTGGTGACCGAATTTTGGACCACTGCTATTCTCCGTTCCGGGAAGCCAACAAATCCCTCCCCCGCCCACCGCTAAGCAAATCAGATGACTCTTTTGTTCTGCTCTTGCCTGCTTACAGACAGAAACTGAAACGGGAACCACCCACCCTCAAGAGGTTTCAAAGCTGGACGGACCAATCGAGTTCCATACTTCAAGAATGTTTTGATCAT
The Danio rerio strain Tuebingen ecotype United States chromosome 4, GRCz12tu, whole genome shotgun sequence genome window above contains:
- the LOC137491199 gene encoding uncharacterized protein, with product MAFIKEESEDVKIEETFTVKQEDLQEQTNLIEENERKEEEHYVKIEEKTNLQTDGILKRRDKNCFTCTQCGKILASKSKLKIHMIIHTGEKPFTCTQCGRSFNRSSHLNHHKRIHTGEKPIRCTQCGKSFSQSSNFNLHMRIHTGEKPFTCTQCGKSFRQASSLNKHMRTHTGEKPFTCTQCGKSFNRSSTLNQHIRIHTGEKPIPCTQCGKSFRQSSSLYKHMRIHTGEKPFTCTQCGKSFSQSSNFNLHMRIHTGEKPIRCTQCGKSFHQSSSLYKHMRIHTGEKPFTCTQCGKSFRQASSLNKHMRIHTGEKPFTCTQCGISFNCSSYLKQHMRIHTGEKPFTCTQCGRSFNRSSHLNHHMRIHTGEKPFTCTQCGKSFNRSSNLNQHIRIHTGEKPITCTLCGKSFRQSSSLSKHMRTHTGEKPFTCTQCGKSFSQSSNFNLHMRIHTGEKPFTCTQCGKSFRQASSLNKHTRTHTGEKPFTCTQCGKSFNRSSHLNQHIRIHTGEKPITCTQCGKSFRQSSSLYKHMRIHTGEKPFTCS